The Candidatus Sulfotelmatobacter sp. genomic sequence CAACGTGCTCACGATTCGCATCCAGCCCGATGAGGGCATCAGCCTGCGCTTCGCGTCCAAGATCCCGGGCAACGATTTCGCGGTCGGCCCGGTCAACATGGACATGAAGTATCTCGAGACCTTCGGCGGCGAGCCGCCCGAAGCCTACGAGCGCCTGCTGCTGGACGCGATGCGCGGCGACGCCACGCTGTTTTCGCGACGGGACGCCGTCGAGCAATCCTGGAAGTGGATCACGCCGATCCTTCGCTACTTCGAGGAGAATCCGCCCGCCGGGCTTCCCAACTACGATCCGGGCTCGTGCGGGCCCCAGTCGGCGGACGACCTGCTGCACCACGACCGGCGCGAGTGGCGCGAGCTGTGATGCTGCTCGGCGGGCCCGTGATCCCCGCGCCCGTCGGCACGCGGCTCCGGTGAGCGCGCCGGGCCTTTCGATCCACGACTCCGAAGAGGCCGTCGCGCGCGCGGCCGCGGGGCGCGTGGTCGGGCTGGCCCGGGAAATTCCCGCGAATCGCCGGTTCCGGATTGGACTTTCGGGTGGGCGCACGCCGCGCCGGCTCTATCAATTGCTGGCGACGCGGCTCGAGGCCGATCGAGTGGAACTCCTGTTCGCCGACGAGCGCGGGGTGCCGCCCGACAGCGAAGATAGTAATTATCGCCTGGTGCAGGAGACCCTGCTCGCGGCTCTCCCGGTCCCGGCGGAGCGCGTCCATCGCATGCGCGGCGAGCTGGCGGATCTCGAAGTCGCGGCGCGCGAGTACGAGCCGCTGCTCGAGCCGCCTCTCGATCTGCTGGTGCTGGGAATCGGCGAGGATGGCCACATCGCCTCGCTGTTCCCCGGCTCGCCGCTGATCGAGGAGCGTTCGAGGCGGGTTGCGGCGGTGCTCGACAGCCCCAAGCCGCCGGCTCGCCGGCTGACCATCACGCCGCGCGTGATCGTCGAGGCAGGCACGGTGATGGTGCTGGCGATCGGAGCGGCGAAGGCGGGCGCGGTGGCCGCGGCGCTTGCGGTCGCGGGCGATCCCGCGGACTGCCCCGCGCGGCTCGCGCGCGGCGGCGAATGGCTGCTGGATCGCGCGGCGGCCAAAAAGGCGAACGCGCGCGGCTGAAGGGCCGCGCGCGTCCGAGCGAGTGCGGGAGCTAGAACTTGCGCGGGCGTCCGCGACGGCGAACGCCGTTGCCGCCGAGCACGCTGTCGAGGTAGCTGTTGACCTCGCCCCGCACGATCTCGGGCAGCATCGAGCGAACGCGGTCGGCGACCGCGCTCCGGACGACGAGAGCGAGTCCGGCCGGCCGGCCGGGGCCGATCGGACCGCCGCGGCGGCGCGCCGCGCCGGTCTTCTTCCGCCACGAGTAGTAAGTGACCGGACGAACTCCGAACTTCTTCTGCACCTGGAGCGCGGTGAGCCGTTCCTTGACCGCCGCCGCCAGGATCGAGCGCTTCTGCTCCTGCGTGTACCGTGTGCGGGAACGCTTGGCCATGCTTTCCTCCATCGGTTCGAGCTCGGGATGAGACGACGACTTAGCCACAGTTCGCATTGGCCGTCAATGCCAATGCCAACCCGAATCTCGATCGGCATGTGCAGTTGGCGATATCGAGCCTCACGAGACGAATCTAAAGTCAGCCAATTCCCGCATGTCTGACGCATGCAAAGCGGCGCGCCAGCGGTCGCGGGACCCCGGCGCCATGTACACCAGCACCACCGGGGGCGAGAGTCGGGCGAGCAGGGAGGGAGTTGGCCCGCGCGCCTCGATCGGCAGGATGTCGATGCGCCCGCCGCTCAACGCGGCCGTCCAGCGGACGAGACTCTCGCCCACGCCCACCACGCGGACGGCCTTCGCCTCGCGCAGAAGTCCGCGCACCAGCGCATCGCGCTTGAGCGCGATGAAGCGTTCGCGGGCGTAGCGCGGATCGCGGCGCGTGGCGCTGTCCGGCCGCTGCCGCCAAGCGTAGAGCGTCTCGGGACGCTTGGAAAAGCGCGCGCCTTGCTCCGAGAGCCGCAACCAGAGGTCGAGGTCTTCGGCCCAGCCGCAATCCCTCCATCCGCCCGCGCGCTCGAGCGCCGCCCGGCGCATCATGGCGGAGCCGTGTGCCAGGGGGCTGTCGATCAGCAGCTCGGCGACGATCGCGTCGTGATCGAGAAGCCGGTTGTGCCAGGCGATCCAGCGCCTCATCCCCGCACCGAACGCCGGGGCGGGAAAGAGGCGAACCCGGCAGCCGTTCACGGCCAGGTCCCGGTGGCGCGCGAGCGCCTCGCGTTGCAGCGCGAAGCGTCGGCGGTGCGAGAGATCGTCGGCGTCGTGGCGGGCAATCAGCGGCGAACGGGCGTGGCCGAGAGCCAGGTTGAGCGCCCCCGGCAATCCGATGGGGGCGGTGTGCAGCACGCGCAAGCGCGGCTCGCGCCGGCGATAGCCCTCGAGCAGCTCGGCGGATCCGTCCCGGGAGCCGTCGTCGACCGCGACGATCTCGAAATCGCGAAAGGTCTGGCGGGAGAGCGACCTCAGCGAAGCCGTCAGCCACGGCGCGGCGTCGCGAACCGGAAGCAGAACCGAAAGCGCGGGCACGCATCCAAGCTAGCAGAGCGGGTGCGGGTCGGCGCACGGCGCCGGAGGGTTTCGAAGTGCGTGCTATCCTGCGTGAATCATGGCCGGACGCAAGCTGATCGTCCTCGGTGGCGGATTCGGCGGACTGGACGTGGCCCGCTCGATCGGCCGCTCCCGCGCGGCGCGCGACTACTGGGACACGCTGCTCATCGACAAGGAGAACTTCTTCCAGTTCAATCCCCTGCTGCCGGCGGTGGCGGTGGGCGCGGTCGAGACCCGGCACATCGTCTATCCGTTGCGCGAGATGGCGCTCCATCGCCACATCCGCTTCCAGAAGAACAAGGCGACGCGTATCGATCTCGCTCGTCGCGAAGTCCACTTGCACAACGACCTGGTCGAGCCCTACGACACGCTGGTGATCGCGGTCGGCAGCGTGACGAATTACTACGCGGTGCCCGGAGCGCTCGAAAACACGCGACCCTTCAAGACCGTGGTGGACGCGATGACGCTGCGCGCCCGCGTGGTCGAGCTGTTCGAGATGGCCGAGCAGGCCGAGACCAACGAGCAGCGACGCCGGCTCCTGTCGTTCGTCATCATCGGCGGCGGTGTCACGGGGGTGGAGGTAGCGGCCGAGCTGATCGAGATGGCGCGCGAGACCCTGCTGCCCAAGTATCCGTCGATCCAGCGATCGCAGCTCTCGGTGACCATCGTCGAGGGCGGCGAGCGGCTGGTGGGCAACGCCCGCCCCGAGCATTCCGCCTACGTCCAGCGCTATCTCGAAACCCGCGGCGTTCATGTCCTGCTCCATGCGCGTGTGACTCGCGTCGAGGAGAAGCGCATGACGCTCGCGAACGGCTCGATGCTCGAGGGCTTCACGATGATGTGGACGGCGGGGGTCTACCCGCCCGAGCTGGTGCGCGAGCTGCCGCTCCAGCACGAGCCCGATGGACGGGTGCGCGTCGACGATCGGATGCGCGCGCTCGATCCGAGCGGGCAGGCGCTCGACAACGTCTTCGTGATCGGCGACAGCGCGGCCTCGGTGCGCGCCGACGGCCGACTGCAGCCCGCACTTGCCGCCACCGCCATGGCGATGGGCGGTTATGTGGGCGCGGAGCTCGTGAACCGCGCGCGCGGGCGTCCGTCGCGCCCCTTCAACTTCGAAGACAAGGGCTATATCATCTCGCTCGGCAAACACAGTTCGGTCCTCGATCTATTCGGAGTACCCCTGTCGGGCAAGCTGGCGTGGTTGTTGTGGGCGGCGGCATATCTGATCAAGATGGTGGGGTTCCGGAAGCAGCTCGAGGTCGGACTCGATCATCTGACCCACCTGGTGTTCGAGCACGACATCTCACAAATCCTGAATCGCCGGCAGGTGCTCAGCGACGAGGAGCTGAACCTCTCGCTGGGCGCACCGGAGCCCAAGGGCGAGGACGCCCGGGCGGCGGGCTGAGTTTCGCGGGGCGCGAGCCTCGCCGCCGATGCACCCAGGGATCGGCCGCGGCTCGCGGCCGGAGCGAGGGACGATGCAGACGTTCGATCTGGTGGTGATGGGGAGCGGGCCGGCCGGGCAGCGGGCGGCGGTCCAGGCTGCCAAGCTCGGCAAGCGCGTGGCGGTGGTCGAACGGCGCCGCGACATGGGCGGCGTGTGCATCAACACCGGCACCATCCCGAGCAAGACGCTGCGCGAGGCGGTGCTCGATCTCTCCGGCCTCCGGCAGCGCGAGCTGTACGGCTCGGCCTATCGCGGCAAGGACGAGATCACGGTCCAGGATCTCTTCATGCGCACCAACGCGGTGATGACCCGCGAGCGCGACGTCATCAAGGCTCAGCTCCAGCGCAACGGCGTCAAGCTGCTGGGTGGCAGCGCGTCGTTCGCCGGGCCGAACGAGGTCGCGATCGAGGACGGCGACACCCGGCAGAGCGTCGGTGGCGAACACATCCTGATCGCGGTCGGGACCACGCCGGGATTGCCGGCCGGCATCGAAGTGGACCACCGGCACGTGCTCACCAGCGACGACGTGCTCTCCATGCCGCGACTCCCGAGGCAGCTCACGGTGATCGGCGCCGGCATCATTGGCGTCGAGTACGCGACGATCTTCGCGGCGCTGGGCATCGAGGTGACGCTGATGGACAAGCGCACCGAGCTGCTCGACATGGTGGACCGCGAACTGGTGGACGTGCTCACGGTCCAGGCGCGCCGAATGAACGTGACCCTGAGGCTCGGCGAGGAGGTCGCCACGCTCGAGGTCGGCAGCGAGGACCGCGTGGTCGTACAGATGAAGAGCGGCAAGCGGCTCGCCACCGAGATGGTGCTGGTGTCGGCGGGCCGGCAGGGCATGACCGCCGGGCTCGGCCTCGAGAAGGCCGGGCTCAGCGCCGACGACCGCGGGCGCATTCAGGTGAACGCTCATTTCCAGACCACGGTGCCGCACATCTACGCCGCCGGCGACGTGATCGGATTCCCGGCACTGGCGTCCACCAGTGCCGAACAGGGACGCCTCGCCGCCTGTCATATGTTCGGCGTGCCGGCCGAGAGCGTGCCCGCGTTGTTCCCATTCGGCATCTACGCGATTCCCGAGGTCGCATGGGTGGGGCGCAACGAGGCCGAGCTGACCAGGGAGGGGGTGCCCTTCGAAACCGGCGTCGCGCGTTACGAGGAGATCGCGCGCGGCCAGATTCTCGGTGATCCCGACGGCATGCTGAAGCTGATCTTCCACCTCGACACCCAGAAGATCCTGGGGGTGTGGGTGCTCGGCACGCAGGCGACCGAGCTGGTCCACGTCGGACAGGCGGTGATGGCGCTCGGCGGTACGCTCGAGTACTTCATCCGCACGGTGTTCAATTATCCAACGCTCGGCGAGTGCTACAAGGTGGCGGCGCTCGACGGGTACAACAAGCTGCGCGACCTGAGTCGCGTGGCTCGCACCATTCCCGCGGCAGCCCCGGCCGCGGCCGGCGGGACGACGCCCGCCGTTTGAAGCGAGGGGGACAGTCATGACCAACACATCGACGCTGAGGCTGGAAACGGTGGCGAGCGGACTGCGGTTCCGCGCACACTCCGGCAAAGGTTTCGAGCTGGTGCTCGACAGCGGCGAGGGGCGGATCGCCGCGGATCCGATGGAGTCGCTGCTCGCGGCGATCGGCGCGTGCACCGCGATGGACGTGATCAGCATCATGCGCAAGAAGCGCCAGCAGGTGACGGCGTACGAAGTGTCGCTGACCGGCGAGCGCCGCACCGAGCACCCGCGCTCCTATACCCGCATCGAGACCGTGCACCGGATGACCGGCACCGGCCTGAGCCTCGCGGCGCTCGAGGAATCGGTGCGACTCAGCGAAACCCGGTACTGCTCGGTGCACGCATCGCTCGATCCGGCGATCGAGAAAGTGACGCGGTGCGAGGTGATCGAGGCCGTCGCGGTCTGAGTGCGGCGCGCGCGTTCGTGCTCGAGGCGGCGCTGCGCTACCATCCGCAACGGGAGCACGCGCTCATGCCCGCCCGCTACGGTCTATCGGAGTTGATTCTGCGCGTCGCCGACGTTCCGCGCTCGGTCGCGTTCTACCGCGACGTGGTGGGGCTCGCGCTGGAGACGCACCCGGCATCGGACTGGGCGTGGTTCTGGAGCGGGGATCCCGGCAAGTTGCCACGCCTGGGCCTGACCTCCAAGCCGCTCTCGTACGGCGCCGCGCATTGCGGAGGTCCGCAGCACTTCGCCATCGCGGTACCGCGGCGAGCGATTCCGGCCGAGAAGCGGCGCCTGGAATCGCTCGGCCTGGCGGTGGAGGGTCCCATCCACTTCAGGAGCTGGAACGCCGATTCCATATACTTCAGCGACCCGGACGATCATCGGGTCGAGTTCTGCGGATTCGAACATCTGAACGAGCGAGGCACGTGAAAACCGACGAGACGCATCGAATCGAGAGAGACAGTCTGGGTGAGATGAAGGTTCCGTCGTCGGCGCGCTATGGCGCGCAGACCCAGCGCGCGGTGCTGAATTTCCCGATTTCGGGAGAGCCGCTGCCGCCGGCGTTCATCCGCACGCTCGGGCTCGCCAAGGCGGCTGCGGCCCGCGTCAATCGCGAGCTGGGTACCGTCGAGAAGGCGATGAGCGAGGCGATCGAGAAGGCGGCGGCGGAAGTGGCGGAGGGCAAGTGGGACGCCGAGTTCCCGATCGACGTGTTCCAGACCGGGAGTGGCACCAGCTCCAACATGAACGCCAACGAGGTGATCGCGCATCGCGCCAGCGAGATCCTCGGCAAGCGGGTGCATCCCAACGACCACGTCAACTTCGGACAGAGCAGCAACGACATGATCCCCGCGGTCTTGCATGTCTCGGCGCTGCTCGAGCTCGAGCGTGAGCTGCTGCCGGCGCTCGCCCACCTGAAGCAGACCCTCGAGCAGAAGGCAACCGCGTTCGATTCGATCGTGAAGTCGGGCCGGACGCACCTGATGGACGCGACCCCGATTCGGCTTGGCCAGGAATTCTCGGGCTACGCCTCGCAGGTCGAGCATTCGATCGCGCGCATCGAGGCGACCCTTCCCGACCTGCGCGAGCTGGCGATCGGCGGCACTGCGGTGGGCACCGGGCTCAACACGCATCCCGAATTCGGCCGGCGCATGGCCGCCGAGATCGCCCGCCGCACCGGCACCTCGTTCCGCGAATGCCGCAATCATTTCGAGGCCGAGGGCGCGCAGGACGGCGCGCTGTGGGCCAGCGCGGCGCTCAATTCCACCGCCGCGAGCCTGATGAAGATCGCCAACGACATCCGGCTGATGAATTCGGGGCCCCGCTGCGGACTCGGCGAGATCACGCTGCCCGCGATCCAGCCGGGTTCGAGCATCATGCCGGGCAAGGTGAATCCGGTGATCTGCGAGGCGGTGATCCAGGTGGGCGCGCAGGTGATGGGCAATCACGTCGCGATCACCGTGGGCTCGCAATGGGGTCAGCTCGACCTCAACACCATGCTGCCCATGATGGCGCGCAACCTGCTCGAGAGCATTCAGCTGCTGGCCAACGTCTCGCGCGCCTTCGCCGACAAGGCGCTGGCCGGCCTGATCGCCAACGAGGACACCTGCCGCGCCTATGTCGAGATCTCGCCGAGCATGGCCACGGCTCTCAATCCGCTGATCGGATACGACCAGGCCGCCGAGATCGCCAAGCGCTCGTTCAAGGAGAAGCGCCCGGTGCGCGAGCTGGCCGGCGAGATGACTCAGCTCTCGAAAGAGGAGATCGCGCGCGCCCTCGATCCACGCCGCCAGACCGAGCCGGGTCTCGATCTGGGGGGTGGATCGGGAGGTTGAGCGCGTGACCGAGGCTTCTCCACCGCCGGCCCGGCTCGACGCCGAGCCGGGGCCGCCCGGCACGCTGCCGCCGCCGCCGCTCGGCCCGGCTGGCGATCTGTCGGCGCTCACCGAACGCCTGCTCGGCGCGCGCCGGCTGCTCGAGGGCATCGCTCACCGCACCCCGGTAATGACTTCGAGCACGCTCGATACCGAGTTCGACTCGCGCGTCTACTTCAAGTGCGAAAACCTGCAACGGATGGGCGCGTTCAAGTTCCGCGGCGCCTATCACACCATCACGCGTCTCCCTCCGGCGCAGCGAGCCCGCGGCGTGGTCGCCTACTCCTCCGGCAATCACGCCCAGGCGGTGGCGCTGGTCGCGAAGCTCCATGGCATCCCGGCGACGATCGTGATGCCGAGCTTCGCGCCTCGCATCAAGATCGCGGCCACCCGCGGCTACGGCGCCGAGGTGGTCTTCTACGATCAGGTGGGAGCGGAACGCGAAGCGCTCGCCGATCGGATCGCCCGCGAGCGCGGCGCCACGCTGATCCCGCCATTCGATCACCCCGACATCATCGCCGGCGCCGGCACGGCCGCGCTCGAGTTGTTCGAAGAGGTGGGCCCGCTCGATCTGCTGATCGTCCCGGTCGGCGGCGGCGGACTCATCTCGGGCTCGGCGCTGGCCGCGCGTCACGCCTCGCCCGGATGCCGCGTGGTGGGAGTCGAGCCCGAAGCCGGTCCCGACGCCGCGAAGTCGCTCGAGATGGGCCGCCTCATGCGCCGGCCGTGCGGTGAGACGATCGCCGACGGCGCGCGCACGCCGCAACTCTCGACCCTGACCTTCGACGTGATCCGCCAGTGCGTCTCGGGCATCACGCTGGTACCCGACTCGGCGCTGATCGAAGCGATGCGCTTCGTGTTCGAGCGCATGAAGCTGGTGGTGGAGCCGACCGGAGTCCTCGGGTTGGCGGCCTACCGGATGGGTCGCGTCGGGGTCGCCGACGCTTCGGGAACCGGCCCGGGTTGGCCGGAGGCGGCGGGAGAGACGCGCCCGAGCGTGGGCATCATCCTCTCGGGCGGCAATGTCGACGTGTCGAAGCTGGGAGAGTGGTTCGCGAACTAGGTCCTGACCGCCGCGCTCGAACTCGCCGCTTCGATCAGCGCGTCGAGCCCGCTCTCGATGTCGCCGCCGAGATGGATGCGCAGCACGCGCCGCTCCCGGCGCACCAGCACTTCGTAGTCGCCGGCCGCCTGCGCGCGCCGCAGCGCGCCGAAGCCGTACTTCTCGCCCGGGATCGGGAGCTCGTCGCCTTCGTCGCCGGTGATCTGGACGAACAGCCCGGTATTGGGGCCGCCCTTGTGGAGCTGGCCGGTCGAATGCAGGAAGCGCGGGCCGAAGCCGGTGGTGGTGGCGAGCCGCGACGCATTGCGGAGCGCCAGACGCAGCGTCTCGATCCGCCGGTGGCGCTCGGGCGTGCGGTGGAGATAGGCGAGGAGCGCGAGATAGTCGCCGGGCTTCGCCAGCGCCAGCAGCGCCGGCACCCAGGCCGCCGGATCCGAGCCGGCGCGGGCGCGAAGCGCGGCGGCGGTCGCCGGCGGCGCTTCGACGAATCGCCCGCCCTGCGAGGCCACCGGCTGCGGCGGCGCGAATTCTCCGCGCTCGAGGTAGCCCGAGAGCACGGTCTGGGTTTCCTGCTTCGCCTCGGTGACGTTGGGTTCGTCGAACGGGTCGACGTCCAGCACCGCGCCGGCGGTGGCGGTCGCGATCTCCCAGCGCAGGAATTCGGCGCCGAGCGAGGAGAGCGAGGAAACGTTCCAGCGCAGGATCGGATGTCCGGCGCTCGCCAGCGCCGCCAGCGCCGATTCGGTCTCGGCCGGCAACGGCTTCACCGCTGCCACGACGAAGACGCGATCGTCGCCGTAGACCGAGGGCGCGCCCAGCGGCTCACCCGCCACGGGCACGATGCCCCGGCCGAGCTTGCCGGTGCTCTCGGCGATCAGCTGCTCGATCCATGAACCGAGCGCGGCGATCTCTTCCCCGAGCACCAGCGTCAGCTTGTCTCGACCGGCGAGCGCCAGCTCGCCGAGCGCCGCACCCAGGCGAACGCCGGGATTCTCGGACGCCGGCACCCTCGCGCCGCTCGCGCGCGCTTCGGCCAGCGCGGTGTCGAGCAGATCGCCGGTGTCCACGCCAATGAGCGAAGCCGGCACCAGCCCGAAATAGGAGAGCGCCGAGTAGCGCCCGCCGATGTCGGGAGGATTGGAGCACACGCGCCGGTAACCCCGCTCGACCGCGAGCTTTTCCAGCGAGGTGCTGGGGTCGGTGATCGCCACGAACGCGCGTCCGGCCTGAGCGCCGCGCGCCGCGCGCACCCACTCGTAGAAGTAGCGCTCGAACGAAGTCACCTCGAGGGTCGAGCCCGACTTGGACGACACCAGGAACAGGGTGGTTCTGGGATCGAGACCCTCGGCGACCGCGCGCACCGCGGCCGGCGACGTGTTGTCGAGCACCTCGAGCTCGATCGCGCCCGGCTTCACGCCGAAGGTGAGCCGCAGCACTTCGGGGGCCAGGCTCGATCCACCCATGCCGAGCAGCACCGCGTGCGTGAATCCCTCACGCCAGATACTGATGGCGAGCGTGTGGAGCGCATCGACCTCGTCGCGCATGAAACCCGGCACTTCGAGCCAGCCGAGGCGATTGGCCGCGACCCGGCGCCGCTCGGGATCGGCGCCCCACAGCGAGTCGTCGTGCGCCCACAGGCGCTCGACGAAGCGTTCGGCGTCGAGCTTGCGAAGTCGCGCTTCGAATGCCGGCGCGTAGGGCCCGAGCGACTCCATCAGCCGCGCCCGCCGGCCATCTGCAGGCGGCGGCTCTCGAGAGTCTCGAGCAGCGACTCGTACGACTTGACGAAAGCGGCGACCCCTTCGGGCTCGAGCTGACCGATCAGCGCATCGATCGGAACGCCGAGAGCGGGGAGACGCTGGAACAGCTCGCGCGCTCCCTCGAGATCGTGCTCGATCCGCGACTCCACCACGCCGTGTTCGTTGAACGCGGCGAGCGTCTGCGGCGGCATGGTGTTCACGGTGTCGGCACCGATCAGCTCCTCGACGTAGAGCACGTCGCGATAGGCGGGATTCTTGGTGCTGGTCGAGGCCCACAACGGCCGCTGGACGCGGGCGCCCTGAGCGTCGAGCGTGGCGAACCGCGGCGAAGCGAACACCTCGCGAAACCGATGGTAGGCGAGCCGCGCGTTGGCGATCGCGGCCTTGCCTCGCGCGGCTTCCAGCTCGGCGCGCTCGGTGGCGCCGGCCGGCAGCGTGGCCAGGCGCTGCTCGATGACCTTGTCCACCTTGCTGTCCACGCGTGACACGAAGAAGCTGGCCACCGACACGATCGACTCGAGCGAGCCCGCCCGCTTGGCGAGCTGTTCGAGCCCGGAGAGGTACGCGTCCATCACCTGCTCGTAACGCGCCAGCGAGAAGATCAATGTGACGTTGACGCACACGCCCTGCGCGGTCAGCTCGGTGATCGCGGGCAGGCCGGCGGCGGTGGCGGGCACCTTGACCATCACGTTGGGGCGCCCGACCTCGCGGTGGAGCCGCAGGCCCTCGTCGATCGTTCCGGGGGTATCGTTGGCGAGGCGCGGATTGACCTCGATGCTGACGCGGCCGTCACGCCCGCCGGTGTGCTGGAAGGCGTCGCGCAGATGGTCGCAGGCGCGCTGGATGTCCTCGACCGCGAGCGCCTCGAACAACTCCGGCCCGGCGAGCCCGCGGCGCGCGTGCTGCTGGAGCGATTCGTCGTAGTCGTCGGAGCTGGCGATGGCGTTCTGGAAAATCGTGGGGTTCGACGTCACTCCCACCACGCCGGCCTGGCTCACCAGCCGGTCGAAGGTTCCGTCCTCGAGATCGCGGCGCCGGATGTAGTCGAGCCACACGCTCTGTCCGAGCGCGAGCAGTTGTTCCGCACGACTCTCCATGATGCGCTCCGTTCCTATTTGCCCAGGCGCTGCGCCAGGCACACGCCGCGCCCCTCGGGGTCCTTGAGTATGGCGATGCGGTCGCCCCACGGCATGTCGCGGGGCTCCTGCTCGAACGACACGCCGCGCGCGGTCAACTTGCGGTAGGCCTCGTCCACGTCATCGACGACGAAATAGAAGGCGGGCTCTCCCGGCGGCCGCCACTGATCCGGCGCGCCGCCCATCGGGGGCATGAAGCCGACACTCGAGTTCGGCGTCACGAACACCGTCATGTATCCGGCCTTCGGGTCGAGCACCACGTTGGTGAAACCCAGGGTCTCGGCGTAGAAGCGCTTCATCGCCTCGAGATCGTGGGAGGTGAAATCCATGTGGTGGAAGTTGAGCCCGATCCCGGTGCCGACCGACCGCCCATTCGGCGCCTTCTGTGGAGTCGCCGCCGGGCGGCGCGCCGGCTTCGGCGGGCGAGCCGCACGCTTCGGCTTCGGGACCGGCTTTCGTGCTGGCTGGCGGGAGGCCGATCGGGGCTTGCGGCGCGTCTTACCGGCTGCCATGACTCTCCCTTCCTCGAGCGAGGCGCGGTTCGCCTCGGGGCTTCAGACCGCGCGAAAAAGATGCCCCTTGAGCGCGGAACGCGCAAGCGCGCGGCGCTCCCCGCCGATCAATGACCGCTCGATCGCGTGGGGAGCCGATCACCGGCGAGCGCGCAGCCGAGGCCGGCCAGCACCAGCGCCGAGCCGCCGAGGCTCGCGAGCGTCAACGGCTCGTGACGCACCAGGGCGCCGAGCAGCATCGCCACGATCGGGGTCACCACCGAGATGAAGGCGACTCGCGTCACCGGCCAGTGATGGAGCAGCCAGGTCATGAGCACGAACGCCCCCACCGATCCCGCCAGTGTCAGGTAGCCGATCGAGATCCAGGCGCTCGCGCTGTGAGGGATCGTCCAGCTCTCGCCCAGCGCACGACTGATCGCGAGACAGATGGGGAGACCGACCAGCGAGCCCAGCGCGTTGGTGGCGAAGGGCGCGGGCCGCGGCCCCATTTTCAGCAGCGTGGTGCCGAGCGAGGCCGCGACCACCGCCGCCAGCACCGCGAACACCCCCATCCATTCGGTCGGGTTGCCCGAGGGGCCGCCGATCACCGCCACGCCGCCGATCGCGATCAGCGCGCCCAACAACTTGAGCGGCTGCAACCGCTCGATGCCGAACAGCCGCGCGAAGATCGCGGACGAGAGCGGTATGGTCGCGAACAGCACCGCGGCGATGCCCGAGGGCACGGTCTTCTCGCCCCAGTAGAGCAACGGGAAGTTGAGTCCGAACTGCAGCGCGCCGTAGCCGATCGCCGGCCACAGTCCCGGGCCGCTCGGCAGCTTCTGGCCGGTCCACCGGCTCAACGCGAACAGGATGATCGAGGCGCAGGCGAGCCGGAGCGCGGCGGCCCACACCGGGGCCAGCTCGTCGTTGCCGATGCTGATGAACAGAAACGTGCTGCCCCAGATCGCGCAGCAGCCGGCGAATGCCAGCCACGGCCGGCTCGCCGAGGTCGCGCCGGCCGTGGCCTCTCGCCCGGGGTTCGAAGCGCTCACGCCGCTAGTGTCCCCAGTGCCAGCCGAGCGTGCCGGCAACCGCGAGCAGCGACGGATCGTATTCGCGGCTCGAGGAATTGACCGAGGGATTGTCCTTCCAGCGCGCGCGTCCGTAGGCGTACTGAAGCTCGGCGCCGAGCAGGAGATGAGTGCCGGCCGGCACCACCACGCCGGCGCCCGGGCCGATACTGAAGCCCTGCATGCCGAGATGACCGTAGGTGTCGTTGTCCGCGCCGCCGCCGACGTAGCTGAGCCCGGCTTCGAGGTAGGGTTGGATCGGGCCGGAGGAGAATCGGTAGCGCGCATCGAGTCCGGTGTGGATCACGGTGAGATCGAATCGCGCCTGCACGCCGCTGGTCACTCCCGGCGGGAAGAGAAGGTATTGGGCGGTCTTCTCGGTGGTGCCGAAGATGTGGAAGCCGAAGGCCCACGAGTCGTTGAGCAGCTGGCGCAGTCGAAAATCGAGGAAGATCCCGGGGTGCGAGCCTTCGTCAGGCGACAAATTGAAGATGTCGCTCTCGTAA encodes the following:
- a CDS encoding VOC family protein, which gives rise to MRGDRGRRGLSAARAFVLEAALRYHPQREHALMPARYGLSELILRVADVPRSVAFYRDVVGLALETHPASDWAWFWSGDPGKLPRLGLTSKPLSYGAAHCGGPQHFAIAVPRRAIPAEKRRLESLGLAVEGPIHFRSWNADSIYFSDPDDHRVEFCGFEHLNERGT
- a CDS encoding class II fumarate hydratase encodes the protein MKTDETHRIERDSLGEMKVPSSARYGAQTQRAVLNFPISGEPLPPAFIRTLGLAKAAAARVNRELGTVEKAMSEAIEKAAAEVAEGKWDAEFPIDVFQTGSGTSSNMNANEVIAHRASEILGKRVHPNDHVNFGQSSNDMIPAVLHVSALLELERELLPALAHLKQTLEQKATAFDSIVKSGRTHLMDATPIRLGQEFSGYASQVEHSIARIEATLPDLRELAIGGTAVGTGLNTHPEFGRRMAAEIARRTGTSFRECRNHFEAEGAQDGALWASAALNSTAASLMKIANDIRLMNSGPRCGLGEITLPAIQPGSSIMPGKVNPVICEAVIQVGAQVMGNHVAITVGSQWGQLDLNTMLPMMARNLLESIQLLANVSRAFADKALAGLIANEDTCRAYVEISPSMATALNPLIGYDQAAEIAKRSFKEKRPVRELAGEMTQLSKEEIARALDPRRQTEPGLDLGGGSGG
- a CDS encoding pyridoxal-phosphate dependent enzyme, whose product is MTEASPPPARLDAEPGPPGTLPPPPLGPAGDLSALTERLLGARRLLEGIAHRTPVMTSSTLDTEFDSRVYFKCENLQRMGAFKFRGAYHTITRLPPAQRARGVVAYSSGNHAQAVALVAKLHGIPATIVMPSFAPRIKIAATRGYGAEVVFYDQVGAEREALADRIARERGATLIPPFDHPDIIAGAGTAALELFEEVGPLDLLIVPVGGGGLISGSALAARHASPGCRVVGVEPEAGPDAAKSLEMGRLMRRPCGETIADGARTPQLSTLTFDVIRQCVSGITLVPDSALIEAMRFVFERMKLVVEPTGVLGLAAYRMGRVGVADASGTGPGWPEAAGETRPSVGIILSGGNVDVSKLGEWFAN
- the tal gene encoding transaldolase, with protein sequence MESRAEQLLALGQSVWLDYIRRRDLEDGTFDRLVSQAGVVGVTSNPTIFQNAIASSDDYDESLQQHARRGLAGPELFEALAVEDIQRACDHLRDAFQHTGGRDGRVSIEVNPRLANDTPGTIDEGLRLHREVGRPNVMVKVPATAAGLPAITELTAQGVCVNVTLIFSLARYEQVMDAYLSGLEQLAKRAGSLESIVSVASFFVSRVDSKVDKVIEQRLATLPAGATERAELEAARGKAAIANARLAYHRFREVFASPRFATLDAQGARVQRPLWASTSTKNPAYRDVLYVEELIGADTVNTMPPQTLAAFNEHGVVESRIEHDLEGARELFQRLPALGVPIDALIGQLEPEGVAAFVKSYESLLETLESRRLQMAGGRG
- a CDS encoding VOC family protein — encoded protein: MAAGKTRRKPRSASRQPARKPVPKPKRAARPPKPARRPAATPQKAPNGRSVGTGIGLNFHHMDFTSHDLEAMKRFYAETLGFTNVVLDPKAGYMTVFVTPNSSVGFMPPMGGAPDQWRPPGEPAFYFVVDDVDEAYRKLTARGVSFEQEPRDMPWGDRIAILKDPEGRGVCLAQRLGK
- a CDS encoding EamA family transporter; this encodes MSASNPGREATAGATSASRPWLAFAGCCAIWGSTFLFISIGNDELAPVWAAALRLACASIILFALSRWTGQKLPSGPGLWPAIGYGALQFGLNFPLLYWGEKTVPSGIAAVLFATIPLSSAIFARLFGIERLQPLKLLGALIAIGGVAVIGGPSGNPTEWMGVFAVLAAVVAASLGTTLLKMGPRPAPFATNALGSLVGLPICLAISRALGESWTIPHSASAWISIGYLTLAGSVGAFVLMTWLLHHWPVTRVAFISVVTPIVAMLLGALVRHEPLTLASLGGSALVLAGLGCALAGDRLPTRSSGH